A genomic region of Populus nigra chromosome 11, ddPopNigr1.1, whole genome shotgun sequence contains the following coding sequences:
- the LOC133668804 gene encoding uncharacterized protein LOC133668804, giving the protein MAPYLTVGILPAKFGFSFNKSLIQNPNPLYHTSKLKFKSNLGFKSSLKCRCIKKEITDKATEEFSVLSLDIPWERGSIWSTMALYMFNFHIPLGIGGMSIVANVLHQPVLDPQTEVLSLLAIQILELAASLLLLKSTAKPEYEVVSFFKTDELSKKRNWLLASSLGFGFLVLLVFLTSLVADRLIGPKAVNNPIVKEILLSSSISKVACILVYCLVTPLLEEIVYRGFLLKSLASTMNWQQAVLLSSAVFSAAHFSGENFIQLFIIGCVLGCSYSWSGNLCSPILTHSLYNALTLIITYFS; this is encoded by the exons ATGGCGCCTTATCTAACCGTTGGTATACTACCCGCCAAGTTTGGGTTCAGTTTTAACAAATCGTTGATTCAAAATCCAAACCCTCTCTATCACACCTCCAAACTCAAATTCAAATCCAATCTCGGCTTCAAATCTTCTCTCAAATGCCGCTGCATCAAGAAAGAAATCACTGATAAAGCCACTGAG GAATTTTCAGTGCTTTCGTTGGATATTCCATGGGAGAGAGGGAGTATATGGAGCACTATGGCTTTGTACATGTTCAATTTTCATATCCCTTTGGGTATTGGAGGCATGTCTATAGTTGCCAATGTATTGCATCAACCTGTTCTTGATCCTCAGACGGAA GTGTTGTCACTGCTTGCAATCCAAATTTTAGAACTCGCTGCTTCTCTGCTTCTACTTAAGAGCACTGCTAAGCCAGAATATGAGGTAGTGAGCTTCTTTAAAACTGATGAATTGTCAAAGAAGAGGAACTGGCTGCTGGCTTCATCACTAGGTTTCGGCTTTCTTGTTCTGTTGGTGTTCCTTACATCACTTGTTGCTGACAGACTAATTGGACCTAAG GCTGTGAACAACCCTATTGTGAAGGAGATTCTTCTGAGCAGCAGCATCTCGAAAGTTGCCTGCATCCTGGTTTATTGCCTTGTCACCCCCCTGCTGGAAGAAATTGTTTACAGAGGCTTTCTATTGAAATCTCTTGCCTCTACCATGAACTGGCAGCAGGCAGTTTTACTAAGCTCAGCTGTTTTTAGTGCTGCTCACTTCTCTGGTGAGAATTTTATACAGTTGTTTATAATTGGGTGTGTCCTTGGATGCTCCTATTCTTGGTCTGGGAACTTATGTTCTCCCATTCTAACACATTCCTTATACAATGCCCTGACACTGATCATAACATATTttagttaa
- the LOC133706375 gene encoding uncharacterized protein LOC133706375 isoform X2 encodes MYTTLHALYSGCSALSLRLFAISQSVPKWGKDLGTRTETNLIHQEKDGTVNTFSNPIVSVLCPECQGTGVNIEGDELEKTPASHSEVFQFQMNVCNGYKGWMKSPEILEKCSTGFDFPPESGEPVQSVLE; translated from the exons ATGTATACCACACTTCATGCCTTATACTCTGGTTGCTCAGCATTGAGTTTGAGATTGTTTGCAATCAGTCAGTCAGTCCCAAAGTGGGGAAAAGATCTAGGAACAAGAACGGAGACAAATCTAATACATCAGGAAAAGGATGGAACAGTGAACACTTTCTCAAACCCAATTGTATCTGTGCTCTGTCCAGAGTGCCAAGGTACTGGTGTGAACATTGAGGGAGATGAGCTTGAGAAGACACCTGCCTCTCATTCAGAG GTGTTCCAGTTCCAGATGAACGTGTGTAATGGATATAAAGGATGGATGAAAAGTCCTGAGATCTTGGAGAAGTGCTCAACAGGTTTTGACTTCCCTCCAGAATCTGGAGAGCCAGTTCAG TCTGTTCTTGAATGA
- the LOC133706375 gene encoding uncharacterized protein LOC133706375 isoform X1, translating into MYTTLHALYSGCSALSLRLFAISQSVPKWGKDLGTRTETNLIHQEKDGTVNTFSNPIVSVLCPECQGTGVNIEGDELEKTPASHSEVFQFQMNVCNGYKGWMKSPEILEKCSTGFDFPPESGEPVQVHNKWRAQRGARISYAF; encoded by the exons ATGTATACCACACTTCATGCCTTATACTCTGGTTGCTCAGCATTGAGTTTGAGATTGTTTGCAATCAGTCAGTCAGTCCCAAAGTGGGGAAAAGATCTAGGAACAAGAACGGAGACAAATCTAATACATCAGGAAAAGGATGGAACAGTGAACACTTTCTCAAACCCAATTGTATCTGTGCTCTGTCCAGAGTGCCAAGGTACTGGTGTGAACATTGAGGGAGATGAGCTTGAGAAGACACCTGCCTCTCATTCAGAG GTGTTCCAGTTCCAGATGAACGTGTGTAATGGATATAAAGGATGGATGAAAAGTCCTGAGATCTTGGAGAAGTGCTCAACAGGTTTTGACTTCCCTCCAGAATCTGGAGAGCCAGTTCAG GTACACAATAAATGGCGTGCTCAAAGAGGTGCAAGAATCTCATATGCTTTCTAG
- the LOC133668037 gene encoding probable LRR receptor-like serine/threonine-protein kinase At3g47570 produces MSLWLLFLQVTVFCFSITLHGGNETDKLSLIAFRAQIIGDPFGAMNSWNESVHFCEWSGVTCGRRHQRVVELDLHSYRLVGSLSPSIGNLSFLRVLNLENNSFGHNIPQELGQLFRLRMLRLGINSFSGEIPVNISSCSNLLNLHLERNNLTGKLPALLGSLSKLQVLIFTRNNLVGETPPSFGNLSSIKEIRGALNNLQGSIPNTIGQLKRLKIFSFGANNLSGTIPPSIFNLSFLTNFGVPVNQLHGSLPPDLGITLPNLEILLLHTNLFSGAIPDTLSNASSLSNIQISSNFFTGLVPTLLGSLPNLRFLSVYYNVLGNGEDDNLNFLYPLANNSILEILLIHNNNFGGVLPGILGNFSTKLKSMIFGGNQIRGTIPNGIGNLRSLVALSFEANQLTGIIPSSIGKLQNVGYLYLNTNNISGSIPSSIGNMTSCIDVDLSINNLQGSIPSSFGNCQNLLALALSNNNLSGPIPKEITSITSLSLYLNLSENQLTGSLPFEIGKLENLGKLDVSKNRLSGEIPRGLGSCTSLEFLDLGENVFEGFIPKSLSSLRALYVLDLSYNNLSGQIPEFLGDFNLLKSLNLSFNDLEGEVPMQGAFGNTSVVSITGNKKLCGGIPLLNLPRCTTNESGKMKSSTKKILIIAMSGGFLGAILLTSVLCYCLRKTKGNPASTSSWGKSFRRVAYQDLLRATNEFSTANLIGVGSFGSVYKGILPPDGMAVAVKVLNLLRRGASKSFLAECTALINIRHRNLVRIITACSSIDFQGNDFKAVVYELMANASLEEWLHSTHHQPNNAHEPRSLNLTQRLDISIDVANALDYLHHHCHTPIVHCDLKPSNVLLDGDMTASVGDFGLARLQPEVSGQLSSDQTSSVGLKGTIGYAAPEYGIGSDVSTHGDVYSFGILLLEMFTGRRPTDDMFQDGLNLHNYVEIALPGRVTEVVDPTLLREYEERSSVQSSSSH; encoded by the exons ATGAGTTTGTGGTTACTTTTCTTGCAAGTGACTGTTTTCTGTTTTTCCATCACGTTACATGGTGGAAATGAGACAGACAAACTCTCTTTGATAGCTTTCAGGGCTCAAATTATAGGAGATCCCTTTGGAGCAATGAACTCGTGGAATGAATCAGTACATTTCTGCGAGTGGTCAGGTGTTACATGTGGACGTCGGCATCAGAGAGTTGTAGAGCTTGACCTTCATTCTTATCGACTGGTGGGCAGCCTATCTCCCTCCATTGGCAACTTGAGTTTTCTCAGGGTGCTAAACCTGGAAAACAACAGCTTCGGCCACAATATCCCTCAAGAACTGGGTCAATTGTTTCGGCTACGGATGTTGAGACTAGGGATCAACTCTTTTAGTGGTGAAATTCCAGTCAACATTTCAAGTTGCTCGAATCTCCTGAATCTTCATTTGGAGCGTAACAATCTTACTGGTAAGCTTCCTGCACTACTTGGATCATTATCAAAATTGCAAGTACTCATTTTTACAAGGAACAATCTGGTCGGTGAAACACCACCTTCATTCGGAAACCTTTCATCTATCAAAGAAATTCGTGGAGCACTGAACAATTTGCAAGGAAGTATTCCAAATACTATAGGGcaattgaaaagattaaaaatcttTTCATTTGGTGCCAATAATTTGAGTGGTACAATTCCTCCTTCCATATTCAATCTCTCTTTTCTTACTAATTTCGGTGTGCCAGTCAATCAACTTCATGGGAGTCTGCCCCCTGATTTGGGCATAACTCTTCCAAATCTTGAAATCCTTCTACTTCACACCAACCTTTTCAGTGGTGCAATCCCAGATACACTCTCTAATGCCTCAAGTCTCTCTAATATTCAAATTTCATCCAACTTCTTCACTGGGTTAGTACCTACCTTACTAGGAAGCTTGCCTAATTTAAGGTTCCTGTCAGTTTACTACAATGTTCTTGGAAATGGTGAGGACGATAACCTAAATTTTCTCTACCCCCTTGCAAACAACAGCATTTTGGAAATTTTGCTTATACATAATAACAATTTTGGAGGGGTACTGCCTGGAATACTTGGCAACTTCTCCACAAAGCTGAAATCCATGATATTCGGAGGAAATCAAATACGTGGAACCATTCCAAATGGGATTGGAAATCTCAGAAGCCTGGTTGCGTTGAGCTTCGAAGCAAATCAATTGACAGGCATTATACCAAGTTCTATCGGTAAGCTACAAAATGTCGGTTATTTGTATCTTAATACAAATAACATCTCAGGAAGTATCCCATCTTCTATAGGAAATATGACTTCTTGCATTGATGTTGATTTATCAATCAACAATTTACAAGGAAGCATCCCATCGAGTTTTGGAAATTGCCAGAACTTGTTGGCTCTGGCTCTCTCTAACAATAATTTGAGCGGTCCTATACCCAAAGAAATCACAAGTATTACATCCTTGTCATTGTATTTAAACCTGTCAGAAAATCAGCTGACAGGTTCTCTTCCCTTTGAAATTGGTAAGCTAGAGAATCTTGGTAAGCTAGATGTTTCTAAAAACAGGTTATCAGGAGAGATTCCCCGTGGTCTTGGCAGCTGCACAAGTTTGGAGTTTTTGGATTTGGGGGAGAATGTTTTCGAAGGGTTCATTCCCAAGTCTTTGAGTTCTTTGAGAGCACTTTACGTTCTTGATCTCTCTTATAACAATTTGAGTGGCCAAATTCCAGAGTTCCTGGGAGACTTTAACTTGTTAAAGAGTCTGAATCTGTCATTTAATGACCTTGAAGGTGAGGTGCCCATGCAAGGTGCCTTTGGCAATACTAGTGTGGTTTCCATTACAGGAAACAAGAAGCTTTGTGGAGGTATACCTCTGTTGAATCTGCCTAGATGCACAACCAATGAGTCTGGAAAGATGAAATCTTCAACCAAGAAGATACTGATCATTGCAATGTCTGGTGGATTTCTCGGAGCAATCTTGTTGACTTCCGTGCTTTGCTATTgcttgagaaaaacaaaaggtaatcCTGCTTCTACATCTTCTTGGGGGAAATCATTTAGGAGAGTGGCTTACCAAGATCTTCTCCGAGCAACGAATGAATTCTCTACGGCCAATTTAATTGGTGTTGGTAGTTTTGGCTCTGTCTATAAAGGAATCCTTCCTCCGGATGGAATGGCTGTTGCGGTGAAGGTACTTAACCTTCTACGAAGAGGAGCTTCCAAGAGTTTTTTGGCAGAATGCACAGCCTTGATCAACATCAGGCATCGAAATCTTGTTAGAATAATAACTGCATGCTCTAGCATTGATTTTCAAGGTAATGATTTTAAGGCTGTAGTTTATGAGCTCATGGCCAATGCAAGTCTAGAAGAATGGTTGCATTCGACTCATCATCAGCCAAACAACGCACATGAGCCGAGAAGTTTGAATCTCACTCAGAGGTTAGACATTTCAATTGATGTGGCTAATGCGCTCGACTATTTGCACCATCACTGCCACACGCCTATCGTTCATTGTGATTTGAAGCCGAGCAATGTTCTGTTAGATGGTGACATGACTGCTAGTGTTGGAGACTTCGGATTAGCAAGGCTTCAACCAGAAGTTTCCGGTCAATTATCTTCTGATCAGACCAGCTCTGTTGGTTTAAAAGGCACCATTGGCTACGCAGCACCAG AGTATGGTATTGGAAGCGATGTGTCTACTCATGGGGATGTGTACAGCTTTGGCATCTTGTTGTTGGAGATGTTTACAGGCAGAAGACCTACAGACGACATGTTTCAAGACGGACTGAACCTTCACAATTACGTTGAAATAGCACTGCCTGGACGTGTTACAGAAGTTGTGGATCCAACCCTTCTCAGAGAATACGAGGAAAGAAGTAGTGTTCAATCCTCCTCCTCTCATTGA
- the LOC133668438 gene encoding E3 ubiquitin-protein ligase RMA1H1-like, with protein sequence MATEQYLEETVAQNDYNREYKPSLLNWKPIPKTAIDSDDSPSNGFDCNICLDSVQDPVVTLCGHLYCWPCIYKWLHSQSISAENQDQQPQQQCPVCKAEVSQSTIVPLFGRGQTTKPSMRKAPNVGIIIPQRPPGLACGFDSPRTPIATGSPRPVQQIHHRHNYPHQSQLHYSQPGSYSASPMHSPRGTTINMADPVVGMFGEMIYARVFGNSITNMPSYPNSYHLAGSASPRVRRHVMQADRSLSRICFFLFCCVFLCFLSF encoded by the coding sequence ATGGCCACAGAGCAGTACTTGGAAGAAACCGTGGCTCAGAATGACTATAACAGAGAATATAAGCCATCATTGCTGAACTGGAAACCTATTCCTAAGACAGCCATAGATTCTGACGATAGCCCCTCCAATGGTTTTGATTGCAATATTTGCCTAGATTCCGTGCAGGATCCAGTGGTCACACTTTGTGGTCACCTCTACTGTTGGCCCTGCATATACAAATGGCTTCACTCCCAGAGCATCTCTGCTGAAAACCAAGATCAGCAGCCACAACAGCAATGTCCTGTTTGCAAAGCCGAAGTTTCCCAATCCACAATAGTTCCTCTCTTTGGCAGGGGCCAAACCACAAAACCCTCCATGAGAAAAGCCCCAAATGTCGGTATAATCATTCCACAAAGACCTCCTGGTCTTGCCTGTGGGTTTGACTCGCCGAGAACACCTATCGCCACAGGTAGTCCACGCCCAGTTCAGCAAATTCATCATCGACATAATTATCCACATCAGTCACAACTCCACTATTCCCAGCCAGGGAGTTACTCTGCTTCCCCTATGCATAGCCCAAGGGGCACTACAATAAACATGGCTGATCCAGTGGTTGGGATGTTTGGCGAAATGATATACGCAAGGGTTTTTGGTAACTCGATAACCAACATGCCGAGTTACCCAAATTCGTATCATCTCGCAGGAAGTGCTAGCCCAAGAGTGAGAAGGCATGTAATGCAAGCTGATAGGTCTCTCAGCAGAATCTGCTTCTTCCTCTTTTGCtgtgtatttttatgttttctctcGTTCTGA